A stretch of Blautia liquoris DNA encodes these proteins:
- a CDS encoding DUF5711 family protein, with the protein MAKKEMNFEGLQKALEDKVDTPLELEKLEAAVTDETKNDVKPAIRLSDYRKQLRRYRQKRWVRFGTVVLGVLLLLFGVTQVMKYWSYDSYSVLKELSGDDMTTASCSKIGNKLLKFSLDRATLTDSKDKTLWSSSYTMNAPAVTSCQDTIAIYDTQGTTVKVYQDQGLIGTISTDMPIVKAKVAKQGVVAAILESGDNTRIQYYDKAGKSIASFKSTMGEPGYPMDLALSEDGLVMAVSYLQMKQSVPKTEVVFYNWGNAGQNKTDHIVNRETIKNCVAPEVQYLDPSTCLLFLDDGFAVYKGKQIPKRTTRVFEKEEIVSVFYNSSHAGYVIHNNDVGKAYTMKVYDLGGKEIFSQDFDFNYTQITMDDNQVLMYNNRRMCTYSLSGVKKFEGNISEGILNTVIPLSPNRYILVTDNGNYAIKLTK; encoded by the coding sequence ATGGCAAAAAAAGAGATGAATTTTGAAGGACTTCAGAAAGCACTGGAAGATAAGGTGGACACTCCCCTGGAGCTGGAAAAGCTCGAAGCTGCTGTCACTGATGAGACGAAAAACGATGTAAAACCAGCAATTCGCCTGAGCGACTATAGAAAACAGCTGCGCCGTTACAGACAAAAACGGTGGGTTCGGTTTGGAACTGTAGTTCTGGGAGTTTTGCTGTTACTCTTTGGTGTAACACAGGTGATGAAATATTGGTCTTATGATTCCTATTCAGTACTAAAGGAACTTTCTGGTGATGATATGACAACAGCCTCTTGCAGCAAGATTGGAAATAAATTATTAAAATTCAGTCTGGACAGGGCAACTCTCACCGACAGTAAGGACAAGACCCTGTGGTCTTCGTCTTACACGATGAATGCTCCTGCTGTGACCAGCTGCCAGGATACAATTGCCATCTATGATACACAGGGAACGACTGTAAAAGTTTATCAGGATCAGGGGCTGATTGGAACGATATCTACGGACATGCCGATTGTAAAGGCGAAAGTTGCCAAACAAGGGGTTGTAGCCGCTATATTGGAGTCAGGTGATAACACCCGGATTCAGTATTATGACAAAGCTGGAAAAAGTATCGCTTCTTTTAAAAGTACGATGGGTGAACCCGGATATCCGATGGATCTGGCATTATCGGAAGATGGTCTGGTAATGGCTGTATCCTATCTTCAGATGAAACAGTCGGTTCCTAAGACTGAAGTCGTATTCTATAACTGGGGCAATGCTGGACAGAATAAGACAGATCATATTGTGAACCGTGAGACAATAAAAAATTGTGTAGCACCTGAGGTGCAGTATCTGGATCCATCCACATGTCTGCTATTTCTGGATGATGGATTCGCAGTTTATAAGGGAAAACAGATTCCAAAACGGACAACAAGAGTCTTTGAAAAAGAAGAGATTGTCAGTGTGTTCTATAACAGCAGTCACGCGGGCTATGTAATACATAACAACGATGTCGGGAAAGCATATACGATGAAAGTATATGATCTGGGAGGAAAAGAGATATTTTCACAGGACTTTGATTTTAATTATACTCAGATTACGATGGACGATAATCAGGTCCTGATGTATAACAACAGGCGGATGTGTACTTACAGCCTGTCAGGTGTGAAGAAATTTGAAGGAAATATTAGTGAAGGAATCTTGAATACGGTGATACCGCTTTCTCCAAACCGCTACATATTGGTGACGGATAATGGGAACTACGCTATAAAGCTTACAAAATAG
- a CDS encoding CvpA family protein yields the protein MSWLAIIILAILALSVIQGIRKGLIRTIVSTFFFVFVIMISNWLSPHVEGFVKEHTKLPEYIEEKFTEFQAERGGEQTSESDQAKQEFIYSLPIPDYMRQEIMSDSDASSGQGTVTFTEYLVSYLSESALRIIAFLIAFVLSIVLLHIILKAVDVVTDLPIIGFANRLGGAAAGIARALLWLWLFFGILTLCSNTGWGSQFMQEIDKDPFLNYLYTHNLLVKLIFKM from the coding sequence ATGAGTTGGCTGGCAATCATAATTCTGGCTATTTTGGCCTTGTCTGTGATTCAGGGAATAAGAAAAGGACTGATCCGGACGATTGTGTCTACATTTTTCTTCGTCTTTGTGATCATGATTTCCAACTGGCTCTCTCCCCATGTGGAAGGGTTTGTAAAAGAACACACGAAACTGCCTGAATATATCGAAGAGAAATTCACGGAATTTCAGGCGGAAAGAGGAGGAGAGCAGACTAGCGAGAGTGATCAGGCTAAGCAGGAGTTCATCTATTCACTACCGATTCCTGACTATATGCGACAGGAGATTATGAGTGACAGTGATGCATCCTCGGGCCAGGGGACTGTTACATTCACGGAGTACCTTGTCAGCTATCTGAGCGAAAGTGCGTTAAGGATAATTGCATTTTTGATTGCTTTTGTGCTCTCAATCGTTCTTCTGCACATCATATTAAAGGCAGTCGATGTAGTGACAGATCTGCCGATTATTGGGTTTGCCAATCGGCTGGGAGGGGCAGCGGCAGGAATTGCCCGGGCTCTTCTGTGGTTGTGGCTTTTCTTTGGGATCTTGACGCTGTGTTCCAATACAGGCTGGGGAAGTCAGTTTATGCAGGAGATTGACAAGGATCCCTTTCTCAATTACTTGTATACCCATAATCTTCTGGTGAAGCTTATTTTTAAGATGTGA
- the yyaC gene encoding spore protease YyaC, which translates to MGQIGAAMFRKTKNETCYVNADSIHASTEIGNALEYYISHMNFSWNDLIFLCIGSDRITGDCLGPLTGSQLNQKGIHPYTVYGTLDDPVHALNLTDVINDIQYAHPQALIIAIDASLGSTTHQGCICVGEGAILPGAGVSKDLPAVGHIFITGIVNQTGISPHLLLSSTRLSDVMRMADSISGGILGSYYIRQLAKKRIPSISGKCFC; encoded by the coding sequence ATGGGGCAGATAGGGGCAGCTATGTTTCGAAAAACAAAAAATGAGACTTGTTATGTAAATGCAGACAGCATACACGCGAGTACAGAGATTGGAAATGCTCTGGAATATTATATATCCCATATGAATTTTAGCTGGAATGATCTAATATTTCTATGTATCGGCAGTGACCGAATCACAGGAGATTGTCTCGGTCCCCTGACTGGAAGTCAGCTGAATCAAAAAGGCATACACCCTTACACTGTATATGGAACTCTCGATGATCCAGTACATGCATTAAATCTGACAGATGTAATAAATGATATACAATATGCACATCCACAGGCATTGATTATCGCAATTGATGCATCACTTGGTTCGACCACCCATCAGGGATGTATCTGTGTGGGAGAAGGAGCGATTCTGCCCGGTGCAGGTGTAAGCAAAGATCTTCCGGCAGTCGGGCATATCTTTATCACAGGTATTGTAAACCAGACAGGAATTTCACCTCATCTTCTCCTTTCTAGCACCAGACTTTCCGATGTCATGCGGATGGCCGATTCCATCAGCGGCGGAATACTGGGCAGCTATTATATCCGACAACTTGCAAAGAAAAGGATTCCCTCCATATCTGGAAAATGTTTTTGTTAA
- a CDS encoding LysM peptidoglycan-binding domain-containing protein — MIEIVYKEDKSKAKGNEEFFYLPKNIRQIGEIGGARKIYMEDYVYTFLRRMSMDKEAVGHIAILLGRYKWAEGKSYLFIQSAVEIQDMEVTPEHIQFTDKVWGEVHDTMEKYFRGQEILGWVLSLPGFNFDINDVILKTHLNHFAGNDKVLFLMEPAEKEEKFYFYDNGRMTKENGYYIYYEKNEPMQEYMIAIGKNRSIEETEQVSDRAVNNFRKALDKKKETEEKPESQGNHNKVYTLAACVAVAVIAVGFNYARGSGSLPGVLGRFNEDSGGSETAAVSDFPEDDDFEESQGSESISSSLSSSKSKSSSDSDGKSSSSSKEESTASSDESDADTTPDVTTTPEADSAVSPENAQTDGNSSVTSGTAVSTKEYIVQKGDTLSRISIANYGNMSMVAQICELNHLANSELIYEGQKLLLPQS; from the coding sequence ATGATTGAGATTGTGTATAAAGAAGACAAAAGTAAGGCGAAAGGTAATGAAGAATTTTTTTACTTGCCTAAAAACATCAGACAAATTGGAGAAATCGGGGGAGCACGTAAGATTTATATGGAGGATTATGTCTATACATTCTTAAGACGCATGAGTATGGATAAGGAAGCAGTGGGACATATAGCCATATTACTGGGGAGATACAAGTGGGCAGAGGGAAAATCCTATCTGTTTATACAAAGTGCAGTGGAGATACAGGATATGGAGGTGACTCCGGAACATATTCAGTTTACGGACAAGGTGTGGGGAGAAGTACATGATACGATGGAAAAGTACTTCCGTGGACAGGAAATTCTGGGATGGGTTTTGAGCCTTCCCGGATTCAACTTCGATATCAATGATGTGATCCTGAAAACGCATCTGAATCACTTTGCAGGAAATGATAAGGTCCTTTTTCTGATGGAGCCGGCGGAGAAGGAAGAGAAATTCTACTTTTATGATAACGGCAGAATGACAAAAGAAAATGGCTATTATATCTACTATGAGAAAAATGAGCCAATGCAGGAATATATGATTGCGATCGGAAAGAATCGTTCGATAGAGGAAACAGAACAGGTGTCAGATCGTGCAGTGAATAATTTCAGGAAGGCTCTTGATAAGAAAAAAGAGACGGAAGAGAAACCGGAAAGCCAGGGAAACCACAACAAGGTTTATACACTGGCAGCATGTGTTGCCGTGGCGGTGATCGCTGTCGGATTTAACTATGCGAGGGGTTCCGGTTCACTGCCGGGAGTACTTGGCAGATTTAATGAGGATTCTGGGGGAAGTGAGACGGCAGCGGTGTCTGACTTTCCGGAAGATGATGATTTCGAGGAATCGCAGGGATCAGAGTCAATAAGCAGCAGTCTGTCATCATCAAAAAGTAAGAGTTCATCGGATTCAGATGGGAAAAGTTCGTCTTCTTCAAAAGAAGAGAGCACAGCATCTTCGGATGAAAGCGATGCAGACACCACACCGGACGTAACAACGACACCTGAGGCTGATTCTGCTGTTTCACCGGAGAATGCCCAGACGGACGGAAACTCTTCTGTGACATCAGGGACTGCAGTTTCCACAAAAGAATACATCGTACAAAAAGGTGATACCCTGAGTAGAATCAGTATCGCAAACTATGGAAATATGTCCATGGTGGCACAGATATGCGAACTCAATCATCTTGCAAATTCCGAATTGATTTACGAGGGACAGAAACTACTGCTTCCACAATCTTAA